Proteins encoded together in one Streptomyces umbrinus window:
- a CDS encoding universal stress protein — protein sequence MSVVLGYDESPGAARALRVAIEVSAAFDEPLVLVYGAAAPGTVGEEYGAHHEAVREAGRVALDHAVSVADAADVRTTVEIIDQKPAQALIDAASRHGARFIVVGSWGESPMRGALLGSTPHKLLHLSSVPVLCVPTEQ from the coding sequence GGTTGTCCTCGGATACGACGAGTCGCCGGGCGCGGCCCGCGCACTGCGCGTCGCGATCGAGGTGTCCGCCGCGTTCGACGAGCCGCTCGTGCTGGTCTACGGCGCCGCGGCTCCGGGAACCGTGGGCGAGGAGTACGGCGCTCACCACGAAGCCGTCCGCGAGGCCGGACGCGTCGCACTCGACCACGCCGTCAGTGTGGCCGACGCGGCCGACGTAAGGACAACCGTCGAAATCATCGACCAGAAACCCGCCCAGGCACTGATCGACGCCGCGTCACGCCACGGGGCACGGTTCATCGTGGTGGGCAGCTGGGGAGAGAGCCCGATGCGCGGGGCACTGCTGGGCTCCACTCCCCACAAGCTGCTCCATCTGTCGAGCGTCCCGGTCCTCTGCGTGCCGACCGAACAGTGA